The Arachis hypogaea cultivar Tifrunner chromosome 19, arahy.Tifrunner.gnm2.J5K5, whole genome shotgun sequence genome has a window encoding:
- the LOC112775615 gene encoding LOW QUALITY PROTEIN: mannosylglycoprotein endo-beta-mannosidase-like (The sequence of the model RefSeq protein was modified relative to this genomic sequence to represent the inferred CDS: inserted 1 base in 1 codon), with protein MVNNVMKEAQGKMILDSEWVAARSTEVQFSGIQLTTTNPPSTAAPTSPPWMHALVPGTVLGTLVKNKVVPDPFYGLGNEAILDIADSGRDYYTFWFFTTFQCKLSVNQKCDLNFRGINYSADVYLNGHKMVLPKGMFRRHSLDVTGILNPDGSNLLAVLVHPPDHPGTIPPXGGQGGDHEIGKDVATQYVEGWDWIAPIRDRNTGIWDEVSIFITGPVKITDPHLVSSFFDNYKRVYLHATTEVENRSSSAAECSLKIQVTTELEGSVQLVEKLQTQMLSVPPKSRVQFTFPELFFYKPNLWWPNGMGKQNLYDVVISIDVEGFGESDTWSHLFGFRKIESHIDDATGGRLFKVNGEPIFIRGGNWILSDGLLRLSKKRYETDIKFHADMNFKMIRCWGGGLAERPEFYHYCDYYGILVWQEFWITGDVDGRGIPVSNPNGPLDHDLFLFCARDTIKLLRNHASLALWVGGNEQIPPKDINAALKSDLKLHPFFKHVNENGKPVVVDLTPSSATTNSSADPSQYLDGTRIYIQGSLWDGFADGKGNFTDGPYEIQNPEDFFKDSFYKYGFNPEVGSVGMPVAATIRATMPPEGWQIPLFNELSNGYVEEVPNPIWKYHKYIPYSKPTMVHDQIQLYGIAKDLDDFCFKAQLVNYIQYRALLEGWTSRMWRKYTGVLIWKTQNPWTGLRGQFYDHLLDQTAGFYGCRCAAEPIHVQLNLDTYFIEAVNTTSEKLSNMAIEASVWDLDGMCPYYKVHESFTMLPRTVTPIFEMDYPKSENAKPVYFLLLKLYDKSDNRVLSRNLYWLHLPGGDYKLLEPYRKKKIPLKITSEIFVKGSTYRFKMHVENISKAPNTENSSTEHELGWFKRLHRCIGGKNNGLKVSEIKGNGIGVAFFLQFSVHSSNKDHKEGEDTRILPVHYSDNYFSLVPGEAMTVKICFEVPEGVTPRITLQGWNYSEGHTVLEAL; from the exons ATGGTGAATAATGTGATGAAAGAGGCACAAGGGAAGATGATTCTTGATTCAGAATGGGTTGCAGCAAGGTCCACTGAGGTTCAGTTCAGTGGCATTCAGCTCACCACAACCAACCCTCCTTCCACCGCTGCCCCAACTTCCCCACCATGGATGCATGCTCTTGTTCCCGGAAC TGTTTTGGGAACCttggtgaagaacaaagttgtgCCTGATCCTTTCTATGGACTTGGAAATGAGGCAATCTTGGATATTGCTGATTCTGGAAGAGACTATTACACTTTCTGGTTCTTTACAACCTTTCAGTGCAAGCTG TCAGTTAACCAGAAGTGTGATCTGAACTTCCGCGGAATCAATTACTCTGCTGATGTATATCTAAATGGGCACAAAATGGTTCTCCCAAAAGGAATGTTTAGGAGGCATTCTCTTGATGTCACTGGTATTCTCAATCCGGATGGCAGTAACTTGCTTGCTGTTCTAGTTCACCCACCGGATCATCCAGGGACAATTCCTC CAGGGGGACAAGGTGGCGACCATGAG ATAGGAAAAGATGTAGCCACACAGTATGTTGAAGGTTGGGACTGGATAGCTCCTATAAG AGATAGGAACACTGGAATATGGGATGAAGTTTCCATTTTTATTACTGGG CCGGTAAAAATAACCGATCCCCACTTGGTGTCCTCATTTTTTGACAATTATAAGAGAGTATATCTACATGCCACAACTGAGGTGGAAAACAGAAGCTCCTCAGCTGCTGAGTGTTCTTTGAAAATTCAAGTGACAACAGAACTCGAGGGGAGTGTTCAATTGGTGGAGAAGCTTCAAACTCAAATGCTATCAGTTCCTCCAAAATCTCGagtgcaatttacttttcctgag CTCTTCTTCTACAAGCCCAATTTATGGTGGCCAAATGGAATGGGAAAGCAAAATTTGTACGACGTTGTTATTAGCATTGATGTTGAAGGATTTGGTGAGTCTGATACATGGAGCCATCTCTTCGGATTCCGCAAAATTGAAAGCCATATTGATGATGCTACCGGTGGCAG GTTGTTCAAGGTCAATGGAGAACCAATTTTCATCCGAGGCGGTAACTGGATCTTGTCTGACGGGCTACTACGACTTTCAAAGAAGCGGTATGAGACGGATATCAAATTTCATGCGGATATGAATTTTAAGATGATTCGTTGCTGGGGTGGTGGACTGGCTGAAAGGCCAGAATTTTATCATTATTGTGACTATTATGGCATTCTG GTATGGCAAGAGTTCTGGATTACCGGGGATGTTGACGGGCGCGGTATTCCAGTGTCGAACCCAAATGGTCCGCTAGACcatgatcttttcttgttttgtgcaAGAGACACAATCAAACTTTTAAGAAATCATGCTAGTCTTGCACTTTGGGTTGGTGGAAATGAACAGATTCCACCAAAAGATATAAATGCTGCTCTGAAAAGTGATCTGAAACTTCATCCATTTTTTAAGCAtgtaaatgaaaatggaaaacctGTAGTAGTTGACTTGACCCCATCATCTGCTACCACGAATTCATCAGCGGACCCTAGCCAGTATCTTGATGGCACTCGCATTTATATACAAGGATCATTATGGGATGGATTTGCAGATGGGAAGGGGAACTTTACCGACGGACCATATGAAATTCAAAACCCTGAAGATTTTTTCAAGGATAGTTTCTACAAGTATGGATTCAACCCGGAGGTTGGTTCTGTAGGAATGCCAGTTGCTGCTACCATAAGAGCCACAATGCCTCCAGAAGGATGGCAGATACCATTATTTAATGAACTTTCCAATGGTTATGTAGAAGAAGTTCCAAATCCCATTTGGAAATACCATAAATACATTCCATACTCAAAACCAACCATGGTTCATGATCAGATTCAGCTCTATGGTATAGCGAaggatcttgatgatttttgttTTAAG GCTCAACTTGTAAACTACATACAATACAGAGCTCTTCTTGAGGGATGGACTTCTCGCATGTGGCGCAAGTATACAGGTGTGTTGATTTGGAAAACACAAAATCCTTGGACTGGTCTGAGAGGTCAATTTTATGATCATCTTCTCGACCAAACAGCTGGATTCTATGGCTGTCGATGTGCTGCAGAGCCAATTCATGTACAGCTTAATCTAGATACATACTTTATAGAA GCTGTTAATACTACATCAGAGAAATTGTCTAATATGGCTATTGAAGCTTCAGTGTGGGATCTAGATGGAATGTGTCCATACTACAAAGTTCATGAAAGCTTCACTATGCTACCTAGAACAGTAACACCTATTTTTGAGATGGACTATCCCAAGTCGGAAAACGCAAAGCCGGTCTACTTTCTTCTGCTCAAACTCTACGACAAATCGGATAACAGAGTTTTATCAAGAAACTTATATTGGCTGCACCTTCCTGGTGGAGACTACAAACTACTGGAGCCATATAGGAAGAAGAAAATACCACTCAAGATAACATCAGAGATTTTTGTTAAAGGGTCCACTTATAGATTTAAAATGCACGTGGAAAACATATCTAAAGCACCAAACACCGAAAACAGTTCAACAGAACATGAACTGGGTTGGTTTAAGAGATTACACAGATGCATTGGTGGTAAAAATAATGGTTTGAAGGTATCTGAAATTAAGGGAAATGGTATAGGTGTTGCTTTCTTTCTTCAGTTTTCTGTGCATTCTTCAAATAAGGACCACAAGGAGGGAGAAGACACAAGAATTCTCCCTGTTCATTACTCAGATAACTATTTTTCATTGGTTCCAGGAGAGGCCATGACTGTTAAAATTTGCTTTGAGGTCCCTGAGGGTGTCACTCCTAGAATTACTCTGCAGGGCTGGAATTACAGTGAAGGACACACTGTACTTGAAGCTCTATGA
- the LOC112779746 gene encoding putative UDP-glucuronate:xylan alpha-glucuronosyltransferase 4, translated as MGSKYSSSSHFLLSSKQKTFVILLLLFIIIPLIIPFEKPNSVPNLTNRIKLVEKTNLKPPWFDIIENSIGRSNSINIGLVNINKSVETTLYQELTSLHPQVEKVVSVDFDHVDGSLTWKDLFPVWIDEDEINSKPKCHDMPMPTWEDYRDINVVVARVPCGNRTKKGGVRDVFRLHVNLVVANLAVESGWMKKLDSYEQVYVVFIGPCEPMIEIFRCDDLLLPDPLGEFWVYEPDLRSLRQKTLMPVGSCQIAPPYAEIGKEVWRGYMSQSAATENYNQTMMKLPRFAYVTVLHSSEAYVCGAIALAQSLIQRESSTLQYNNYIIDLVLLADDSISPKSIRGLKAAGWKIKRIERILNPYAEKGTYNEWNYSKLRIWQLTMYDKIIFLDSDLLVLKNIDDFFSYPQLSAAPNDFTLFNSGMMVIEPSQCMFRHLLDKTLEIKSYNGGDQGLINEVITWWHRLPRKVNFLKNFEPLPGENEKHEIPNELYVMHYLGLKPWMCYRNYDCNWDMLKLHVFASDSAHQRWWEVYDNMPKVLQSYCGLSKKMDERNVKRRQRARNNRNFNDDHWNIQVKDPRRNRLADHYN; from the exons atgGGTTCTAAGTACTCTTCTTCCTCCCATTTTCTTTTGTCTTCAAAGCAAAAAACTTTTGTTATTCTCTTGCTTTTGTTCATAATCATCCCACTCATCATTCCTTTTGAGAAGCCAAATAGTGTTCCTAATCTCACAAACAGAATCAAGTTGGTGGAGAAAACAAATTTAAAGCCTCCTTGGTTTGATATCATAGAAAATTCCATTGGTAGAAGCAATAGCATTAACATAGGCCTTGTTAACATTAACAAAAGTGTGGAAACTACCCTTTATCAAGAATTAACTTCACTTCATCCACAAGTGGAGAAAGTGGTATCCGTTGACTTTGACCACGTCGACGGAAGCTTGACATGGAAGGATCTTTTTCCGGTGTGGATCGACGAGGACGAGATAAACAGCAAGCCGAAATGCCATGACATGCCAATGCCAACTTGGGAAGATTATAGAGACATCAATGTGGTGGTTGCAAGAGTTCCATGTGGGAACAGAACAAAAAAGGGAGGGGTTAGAGATGTGTTTAGGTTGCATGTTAATTTGGTAGTGGCTAATTTGGCTGTGGAGAGTGGTTGGATGAAGAAATTGGATTCTTATGAACAAGTTTATGTTGTGTTCATTGGGCCTTGTGAGCCCATGATTGAGATTTTCAGGTGTGATGATTTGTTGTTGCCTGATCCATTGGGTGAGTTTTGGGTTTATGAACCTGATTTGAGAAGCTTAAGGCAGAAGACATTGATGCCTGTTGGTTCATGCCAGATTGCTCCTCCTTATGCTGAAATAG GCAAAGAGGTATGGAGGGGCTACATGTCACAATCAGCAGCAACAGAAAATTACAATCAAACCATGATGAAGTTACCAAGATTTGCCTATGTGACAGTTCTTCACTCATCAGAAGCATATGTTTGTGGTGCAATAGCATTAGCACAAAGCCTCATTCAAAGAGAATCAAGCACCCTTCAATACAACAATTACATCATAGATCTTGTTCTTCTTGCAGATGATTCAATTTCTCCCAAATCCATAAGGGGTCTCAAAGCTGCAGGGTGGAAAATCAAGCGCATAGAAAGGATCCTTAACCCTTATGCTGAAAAGGGTACCTACAATGAATGGAACTATAGCAAATTAAGAATATGGCAACTCACTATGTATGACAAAATCATATTCCTAGATTCTGACCTATTAGTCCTCAAGAACATTGACGATTTCTTTAGTTACCCTCAATTATCCGCCGCGCCTAACGATTTCACGTTGTTTAATTCGGGGATGATGGTGATCGAGCCGTCGCAATGCATGTTCAGGCACTTGCTAGACAAAACTTTAGAGATCAAATCATATAATGGTGGTGACCAAGGTTTAATCAATGAAGTAATAACATGGTGGCATAGGTTACCAAGAAAAGTTAATTTCCTTAAGAACTTTGAGCCTTTGCCAGGGGAGAATGAGAAACATGAGATACCAAACGAGTTGTATGTGATGCATTACTTGGGGTTGAAGCCATGGATGTGTTACAGGAACTATGATTGTAACTGGGACATGTTAAAATTACATGTTTTTGCTAGTGATTCAGCACACCAAAGGTGGTGGGAGGTTTATGACAACATGCCAAAAGTGTTGCAAAGTTATTGTGGACTTTCTAAGAAGATGGATGAGAGGAATGTGAAGAGGAGACAGAGGGCAAGAAATAATAGAAATTTCAATGATGATCATTGGAACATTCAGGTTAAGGATCCAAGAAGGAACCGTCTTGCGGatcattataattaa